From the genome of Drosophila mauritiana strain mau12 unplaced genomic scaffold, ASM438214v1 Y_12, whole genome shotgun sequence, one region includes:
- the LOC117149994 gene encoding golgin subfamily A member 5-like has protein sequence MAFSTQKEFFHIPYINENYELNCTGVCVNLKTYPSSIDDRSWSENEEKKSRFVSDLVACNNPNFVKHGNETETKNIKSESRGENFKILIDPYGSNLLLEDSLINAADDAIDWLQDLMKRNILNNQLPESDMKLLPIRMDNAEIKRIMNQSYNRDNARILQAKLNDWINSKNELHEEKELKEIVRTIDDMDKAQDLLEAENAYLKRIIEKQSMRCRLDSLEINPEQSTDVKYLQTKINEMGKELSLLRQTEDMLIRKCAQMCRSECSEAFKIEGVYMNNAFSLEHDILNIQRILQERDGLRKKCKRLEALGEKLKALEKKANEAENISEDLEDNINQQNQYIDDIQTEMDKMKNYYDNEVDKAKGLEKLLTLCSLKNQCKRNQEIPRYFFTSLFEIDFLFHLFL, from the exons ATGGCGTTCTCCAcacaaaaagaattttttcaTATACCCTatataaacgaaaattatGAGCTTAACTGCACTGGAGTTTGCGTAAATCTAAAGACCTATCCCTCTTCAATCGACGATCGATCATGGTCagaaaatgaggaaaaaaaaTCGCGTTTTGTTTCCGATTTAGTGGCGTGTAACAATCCAAATTTTGTTAAGCATGGAAACGAAACAGAGaccaaaaatattaaatctgAATCGCGAGgcgaaaatttcaaaattttaatAGACCCGTATGGTAGTAATCTCCTGTTGGAAGACAGTTTAATAAATGCGGCCGATGACGCAATCGATTGGTTACAAGATCTGATGAAACGAAACATCCTTAACAACCAGCTACCTGAATCAGACATGAAACTATTACCGATAAGAATGGACAACGCCGAAATTAAGAGGATTATGAATCAAAGCTACAATCGAGATAATGCAAGGATCCTGCAAGCGAAGTTAAATGACTGGATAAACTCAAAAAATGAATTGCACGAAGAGAAGGAACTTAAAGAAATTGTAAGAACTATCGATGACATGGACAAAGCCCAGGATTTACTTGAGGCTGAAAATGCTTATCTAAAGCGTATTATAGAAAAACAATCCATGCGATGTCGGCTTGATAGCTTAGAAATTAATCCCGAGCAAAGCACAGACGTTAAGTATCTTCAAACAAAAATTAACGAAATGGGTAAAGAATTATCGTTACTTCGGCAAACCGAAGATATGCTTATAAGGAAGTGCGCACAGATGTGTAGAAGCGAGTGCAGTGAAGCTTTCAAGATTGAAGGTGTCTATATGAATAATGCATTCTCACTAGAACATGacattttaaatatacaaaGAATTTTACAAGAAAGAGATGGCCTGCGTAAAAAGTGTAAAAGGCTAGAAGCGCTCGGCGAAAAGCTTAAGGCCCTagaaaaaaaggcaaatgAGGCAGAAAACATTTCCGAGGATCTTGAAGACAATATCAACCAGCAGAACCAATACATTGACGATATTCAGACGGAAATggataaaatgaaaaattactATGACAATGAAGTTGACAAAGCGAAAGGATTAGAGAAACTTCTTACT ttGTGTTCATTGAAAAATCAGTGCAAGAGAAACCAGGAAATACCACGATATTTTTTCACGTCCCTTTTCGAGATCGACTTTttattccacttatttttgtaa